Genomic DNA from Methanosarcina sp. MTP4:
CGAGCTAGATACACTCTATTTCGATGTACTTCCAGGAAATGTCAATGATTTCACAACATGGTATCCGTTAACGTCACAGGATAAAGATAACGACGGGCTTGGTAATAATGTAGATCCCTACCCATGGGCATGGGATGGGGACGGGGACGGGTTAAGCGATAAATTTGAACTGGACATCATAGGCTCTGACCCTGGAAGTAGGGATAAGGATGGGGATGGGTTGAGCGATCGAATGGAACTTATCTATGGGACGAACCTGACAGAATGGGATACTGATAATGATAATCTGTCAGATTACAAAGAGATCAATGGCTGGGATATCAATTTCAATTACAGTGGTCAATCCTTTAATATGACTGTTAAATCCGATCCCCTTATGCCAGATACTGACAAGGACGGGGTAGATGACCAGATGGAATACTGGAGCTCCCTCAATCCAAGATCGAAGGATTCAAATGGCGACGGTGTTGTTGATGTTCCAAATCCAAAGACTTTTACCTATGTTAATTTTGAAACAAAATGGGGAAAAGACGGCGTATCCGGATATCCGCGGTTTGACTGCCCATCAGCAGTAGCGGTTGATGCGGATGGATATGTATATGTTGCCGATTCAGGAGACGATTCTCACAGTGTCCAGACTTTCGATTCCAATGGTGGATGCATAAGAACAATCATACGGGGCTCAAAAGGCTCTGGAAATGGACAGTTTGGAGAGCTATCTGATATGGCTATAGATACAGCTAATGGTTATATCTATATTGCTGATTATATTTCTGGTACTGGTGGACGTATTCAGAAGTTCGATTCAGAAGGTAATTTCCTCACATCATGGAATACCGGTTCCGGATGGGGTCCAGAAATAGCAGTTGATGAAGAGGGCTATGTCTATGCTAACATAAATCACTGCATTCAAAAATTCAATTCAAACGGGACCCTAATATCAAATCCTTATTTTAGTACTTATGAGGGTGTTACTAATGTGGCAGTTGACCTGGATGGGAACGTATATTATACAGATGTATACAATGTTTACAAGGCTTATTCTAATTGGACATTCATAACACAATTTTATAGTGAAGGAGACTCAACCAAAGCTTTCGGTTCACCCCGGGGGTTGGCAGTAGACGATAGAGGTTTTGTCTACATTGCTGATCAGAGTAAAAACCACATTCAGAAGTTTGACCCTACTGGCTGGTTCATCACCAGATGGGGGAGCTATGGTTCTGGAGATGAGGAATTTATAAGCCCAATGGATATAGCAGTTGATGCAAATAAAAATGTATATGTCCTTGAAGCCCCCCTCGTCGCTATGTATAAGGATACTGCTGGAAACCGCATTCAGAAATTCTCCCAGATAACTGATCTTCCTCCCCGTAATGTCTCTGAGTTCCTTGATTCCGATGGGGATGGATTGAGTGACATGAACGAGACCAGAGGCTGGGATGTGACCTTTAGCGACAGGTTATTGGGCACTTCAACCTGCCATGTAACAAGCGAGTTTCTGGCAAATGATACGGATTTCGATGGACTCTCTGATTTTGATGAGTACAGCTATTCATCAAATCCCAGAGATGTAGATACCGATGGGGATGGGCTAAATGATTATGTTGAGAGTGTGCTTGGGACAAACATAAATCATTATGATACCGATAATGACGGGCTGGATGATGGCACTGAGATCACTTTTGGAAGTGACCCTACAAAAGTGGATACGGATTTCGATGGACTCTCAGATCTTGAAGAATATAACCCGGATGAACCGTTCGTTTATTTCTCTGACCCATGGAATAATGACACGGATGGAGACGGATTGAATGATAAGGATGAAAGGGAATTTAATTCAAGTGCCCGTAATCCGGATTCTGATGGTGACCTCATGTTCGATGGGACTGAGAAGGAGAAGGGTACAGACCCATGGGACCCGGATTCTGACAGGGACGGTTTGCAGGACGGGTATGAACTTCTATACAGGACGAATGCTTCGAACAATGATACCGATAATGATGGTGTGCCTGATGGTAAAGAAGTAAATAACAGGATGAACCCATTGAACAATGATACTGATGGAGATGGGCTGAGCGACTTTGAAGAGCTTGCAAATGGTACAGATCCGAGCAATGGGGATACAAAGGGTAACGGATTAAACGATTCTGAAGATCCCTACTCATTTGCACCCAACGTGGACAGGATATGGGTTGCTTATGACCCGGATGATGACACTCAGCAACTTATTGAAAACCTAGAAAAATATACCAATGTAACCGTTTTCCGTCCGGATGAAATCCAAAACTATTCCGGTAAATCCAATATTCTACTTGTTGGGAGACCCGGACTGGAAAATAATACTGCCGGGAACATAAGCTACAGCATCCTGAAAAACAAACCAGCTATCCTTTCCAGAATGCAGGGCTCAGACTATGCAAGGTTCTATGTTGATTACGATATATGGAAATCATCCCAGACCGTTGTCATGCTTTCCCACCCATATCCTTCGGACCATTACAAGGTACTGGATCTGTTCAAGACCCTTAATCAGACAATACAATATCCAGATGTCGTCAGTGATTTCAAAGCCGATGCCATTGAAGAGATGGGGTCATTCATCCGGGTCGAATTGAAAAACCCTGTAAAGCCGTCAATAGAATTGAAATCATACAATGGAACAAATGTCCCGGAGAACTTTACCTGTGAATTATCTGCAGATGAAAAGGGTGTAAAATTTCTGGATATCAATGTCAGTGAAAATGTCCTGAACGAAAGCTCCAATAATGTCGAACGGGCTCTGATAGTCATTTATTATACTGCTGAGGACCTTGACAGAACAGGTGATGGGGATGCTGACGATCCGGGAGATATAGATGAGAATACAATAGGCTTTAACTGGTTCAATATGTCTGCCAATAGATGGGAGAAACTAACTACGGACATGGACTGGGTAAATGATGTCGGAATAAATACTACAAATGATATCATCTACGGCAGGGAATACGAGGGATACGTCTGGGCAAACGTCTCACATCTGAGCATGTATGGACTTTCCGGTACTGAAATAACGCAGCCTGTGCATCCTGCACCCCATGACGGACACCGCAGAATCCCGATAATCACGGAAGAAGAAAGCCAGGATGAGAATATCACGCTTGAAGATGTTCAGGCAGCCCCGGAAAGCACGGAAAACACTTCTAGAGAAACTCCTGTGGCAAAAGAAACAGGTACACTCCCTGAAATATGGTTCTATCTGGCAGCAGCCATGATAATCTTACTGACGGGGCTGGGAGCTGTATATCTATTAAGAAAGAGAACGTGAACGAAGAGAAAGAACGTGAACGAAGAGAGAGAACGTGAACATGAGAAAAATTACGCAAAACGGGCTTTCAGGCAGATTCACGATAACTCTTGTAATAATATTCATGATCTCTGTTTTTCTGATTTATTCTTATTCCAATGGGCAGGTCAGGAACGAGGAGGATTTAATATCCAAAACCTCCGATGCTCTGGAAAAAACCAGATTTTATCGCTTTGAGATGTACTCCAACCTTTCAATGATGAATGAGAATTTCCAGGTCATAAATTCGGAAGGGCAGGTTGACGTATTCAAGAATAAAATGTACCAATCGATGACCCTTCAAAACCGCTCTATCGAGATAGTGGTCATCGATGACCAGGCATACTATCGTGAAAACAAAGGTCTATGGCAGAGTAAAAAGCTGGAAGATACCGAAGAATTAAATGCGATATTATCTGAACAACAGCTGATATTGTCCAGTGCTGAAAATTCGACCATGTCCAGAGAAGGAGATTTATGGCTGCTTGAGGTCATTCCGGAACAGGAAAATGTGCTGGAGCAAATGCAATCCATGGGAGTCGATACTTCGGGAATCGAGCTGAAAAGCTTTGTTACAAGATACCGGATAGAAGCGGACACATATCATATAATTGAGATCGAGAGTGTCACAAACGCTGAAATGAATATCATGGGACTCAAGACACCTGTAGAACTGAAGAGCACTATTCTTTTAAGCGATTATAATAAAAAAGTATCACTGGAAGCACCGCTCACTTAAAATATAGTCAAAGACTCAAATTCCTTTCCCAGTCTCAGGTAAAAGTTTAACCACATAAAGCACTGAAAACGCGGAATAAAGGAAATAAGGCGCAATCCTTCCGTGGTTATAATAAAGTAAGTGTAAATTTTATGTGCTCCCTCACTTATCAGTTGATATTTTTTTTGTTAGTACAGGTGCCGGTTAGTCCGGGAAACCTTTAATTTGACCTATCTCACCTGACCCGGTAAACCGTTTTTTCCCGCGAAGAGATTCGAAAGCCTCCGCCAGCTTGCCTGGCGGCCCTCACAAAAAAGTAAAAAAGTAAAAAAGTAATAAAAACTAATGTTCTTTTATTTGTGTTTAAAATTCTCGTTTTTGTCTTTTCTTCTTTTTATCTTTTAAATTTTTATAGTGTAAATGCCGGGCTCCTTCGTCGCCCGTGGACAAGAACGACATGATACGGCTACTTATGGTTGTACGGGGACATAGTTCAGGACTTTTTTCCGGTTGTACGGGGTCCTGGTCCGAAATTTAGAGCCAGCCATTGCTTTAATTCGACTTAACAACATCAACTGAATAATGCAGGACTATCAAATTTTACGTTCGGGACTTATTTACGTTCGGGACTATAAATGAAATTTTGCACAACTCAGCACATCAAAATAACTGATATTACTAAACATAAAAGTTAAAAATCACCTGCATTCACCAGGTTTACGTTGCTATCCTGAACTTCAACATCTTCCAATATTCTTATCTTTTTATTTCTCCAGATCACCAGAGCTATCACGGAAATCATTAATCCTGAAATTACGAAGATTAAGGCAATTCCCCTGCCTTCTCCTACACCGACAATAAAACCGGCTGTTTCAACCAGCAAACCGTCCGGTTCCAGAAGCGGGTTGAAAATATGATCCGCAAGAAATCCTGCGACTGCAAAGGCTATGATGGAGCCGAGATAGGTAACCATTGAAATTATGGACCACACACGCCCCTGCTTTCTGTTGTCGATATTCTTTCGAATTAAAACCTCAATAGAGGTGTTAATGAAAGGCAGGGTGGCAAAAAACGTAAATCCTGCCAGAGTAATCAGGATTATATTTGTTGAGAGCCCGAGGTTGGCAAAAAATATTCCTGACATGAATAGCGAGACAGATAATACATTTACCTGTTTGCTTTTGCTGCCGAATACTCCGATAAACAGGCTTCCGATAAGTATACCTGTTGCGCAGACGGATTGAGAGATTCCCACTGTTTTTACTGTTGTTAAACCCAGCAGCATCGGAATAAGAAGCGATTGGAGAAGCCCGACAAAAAAGAGGACAAGCGTGATAGTAAGGACCAGGTTAACCACGCCCTTATTTTTCGAAAATTCCTGGATACCCTCCCTGAGTTCAGCCATGATGTTTTGTTCCGCATGTTTTACTGAAATTCCGCCTATTGCATTTCTTACCCAGATAACAATGGAACTAGCAATTATGAGAGTGCTGATATCGATTAAGAAAATATATTCGATATCAATCAGTGTTAGCAAAATCCCGGCCAAAAAAGGGGAAATTAAATACTGAGCCGAACCTGCCAGCTGCACCAGCCCGCTTGCCTTATCATACTGGGCTTCGGGCAGGAGGTCGGTAATCAGGGCTTTATAAGCCGGTTCCTGGAAAGCTGAAAAAATCGAACTGGCTGCAATCCCGAGATAAATCTGCCAGAGTTCGATATCCCCTCTAACCATCATAAAAAATATGAAGAGAAGCCCGAGCGATGCCCCCATGTCCCCGAGAACCATCATCAAGCGCCTATCATGACGGTCTGCCAGGACCCCACCGTAGGGCTTTAGCAGGAAGGGAGGCAAAAACACACACATCAGTATAAAGACGTAGCTTGAAGCCGAACCGGTCTGCTGGTATACGTATATCCCTAAGGAAAAGATGGTGAGCCCGGTACCGATTACTGAGATGAACTGCCCGAACCAGATAAAAAGGAATTTGGAATAAAGGTCTTCGGATCCGGAGGGCATTTTTTCAGATCCGGAGGGCATTTTTCCGGATTCCCCGGGCGTTTTTTCGGACCCATATGCCATTTTTCCGGATTTATCTGTCATTTAGTTAGCTCCGCCAGCAAGGTGCTTTTCGGAAAAAAACAGCTCTTTGTCATATGCGATGATAGCGGCTGCAAAAACTATGAGGACAAAAGTTTGAATGCACTTTGTGGTCTGGGTCATATCCAGTGCCTCCTGCGAGATATTGATAATAAAGTGAAAGAGAATCGCCGCAGGAATGCTTTTTCCATTTTTTATGCAGATCCAGCTGATGATCATTCCCAGAGGGATGATGCTGACGAAAAAGTTCACCCCATACCAGATATTCTCGTGAAAAATCTCGTACTGGTAGGATTCATTGACAAATATCAGCGGAAAGTGCCAGAGGGACCAGAGTATGCTGAAAATAAGCGATGCCTTAAAGTAAGTGTGCCGGCTCTGCAGACTGTCAAAAGCATATCCCCTCCATCCAAGCTCTTCAAAACCCGCGGCAAGCATGAGAACAAGCAGCACAGGGACAAAGCCCGTTGAAAAAGAGAAACCTTCGGCGAGTTGGAACTGCGAAACCGATTCCCCGAACGGAAGCGAAAGAAGGATGGATATCAGAACGGAAAACGGCGCTATTAAGAAAAATACCGGCAGCATTTTAGGCGCTATCAGCCTTAGATTGATAAGCCGATTGATAAAATCTTTTACTAAGTCCGAGTTCTTTGACGCAAAGATCATGACAAGTGAGATCAAAAACGGTGCCAACAGCCCGGGCAGCATAATCAACATGTACAGCCCGCTATCGTCCTTAAAACTTAAATATGCCCCTGCAAACCAGAGAACATAGGTCGCTATAAAGGTCGCAGCATAATAGATTCCGGGTTTGTATTTGTAATTAGGAATCATTTTATTCTCCAGGTTTTAACTGCCACGCCCCGTTTTTATTTTTTTAACTTAACCCGGCTCTGACAGCAAAAAACAATAAGATTGCTTCAGGAATTCTCCTGATTTTCCTGCCTCCGACAAAAATACAAGCAATCATGAAACCCATGTAAATAATTTCTAATATATATACATTCCCATTTGATACTCATACTGTTTTCGGAAGCAGGAGGAGGAAATCTCACAGGGCGGCGCTATATAGAATATAGAGTTATTCGAGGGAATTAGTTAACAATGAGAAGATGAAAATTAGTAAGCTGCTGAAATTGTTTAGCTGTTTTCAACCCTCATTTTAGTGGAAGCTACTTATCGACTCTATATGAAAAGGTTGTATCAAAAAGAAATCCACCATGTATCAACTGTGTCTGTAAAATCCTGCTCAGGAATTTTGTTGCCTGCTTTTCCTCGCCTGCCGGTTCCAGAGCGTTTCAATCCTTGTTTTAGCGAAAGCTACGCCTGTATTCAGGTCACACAAGCGTAAATGTGAGAAATGATCACTCCGAAATAAAAGCACCTTTGTATTTCGAAGGATCAAAGTCAGGTTTTAATTCCAGTACCCGCTGGTATGCTTCATCTGCATCTTTGTTCCTTCCAAGTTCGGACAAGACACAACTCAACTTATACCACGATTTTACATAATCAGGTTTTATTTCTACTGCCCTGTAGTAATGTTGTAATGCTTCATCGTAATTCCGGAGTTTGTAAAGAACGTCAGCCTTATTGGACCATGCCATAGGAAATTCCGGATCGATTTTTAGGGCTTTGTCATAAATGCTGAGCGCCACTTTGGGCTGGTCCAGGAAATCCAGGCAGCTTCCGATATTAATCAAGGCTCTCATATCTTTTGGATTTAATTTGATAACTTTGTTGTTTGCGATAAGGGCGTCATTATACATTCCAAGCAATAAAAAAGAATTGCCCAGACTATACCAGCCTTCGGCAAAATCAGGGGAGATTTTCAAAGATATTTCATAGCACTGGACCGCTTCTTCCTCTCTTCCAAGCTTGTGAAAAGTAGATGCTCTGTTGTACCATAAATAAGAAATATAAGTTACTCTTTCAGGACTGACTTCCTCTTCCACTCCCTCTTTCACTCCCCCTTCCACTCCCTCTTTCCCGAAACTTTTTGAACCGACTTCAAATTCAGAAAGGGCTTTTTCATAGTCCTGCAGAGCTCTTTCATAATCTCCAATGCTCAAAAACTCATCAGCTCTCGCAGCAAATGCTTCAAAAAAATCAGGTTTTACTTCTATTGCCTTCCCAAAATAGAACAGTTTTTCATTCAAATCAGTTGCTTTAAGCCCCATTTTAAGAGATTCCCTGGCCCGGTGCAATAATTCATCCAGATAAAAAGACTCGATACAGGAATCAAATATGCTTTCAAAAACCGGAAATAATTTCGCTTTTACGGAAGTGCATGTAATCAAAAACTCTGTTCCATACCTGGCAAACGCAACCTTTTTTGTTTCAGCTCCAAAGTAAGAATAGAGAAATTCCAGTGCAGGAATACCCTTAACAATTATGCGCTTTCTGGATTTGACATTGCGGAATTTTAAAGCCCTTTCTGAATATATTTCGATCTCTTCTATGGATTCACAAATTCCATAGGTGGGTCCGACTACTAAATTGATCGCAGCCATATCAGGACCTGTAAAAATTACCATTGCATCCCTGGAGTCTTTCTGACTTTTGGGATGAGCCTTCCACCCCTCCGGACATTGAATAGAACAGGCATAATCCTCACAATAATACGTCCTTCCATCTTCCTGAACCCTGAAATCAGCCATTTCAATCCCTCTAAATTAGTATCAACAGCAAATCAGAAAAACCTATTCATTTTGCAACTACTAAACTGAAACACAATTCCATAATTTAGTATGTCGATCCCAGAGGCTCTGTTTCATCCCAAAATGATTTCCTTGATCTGCCTGAACTTCATATCCAGTTCTAATCCTTGTTATAAAGTTTCAATCATTGTTTTAGTGGAAGCTACTTCTCGACAAATAATAGATGGGATCAATTACCGATAAGAGTAATGTTTCAATCCTTGTTTTAGTGGAAGCTACTTCTCGACAAATATGGCTGACGCTCTTCAGGCAGTTGTAGGAAGGTTTCAATCCTTGTTTTAGTGGAAGCTACTTCTCGACTATATTAACACATACGAGCATGTAAAGAGAATGAAGTTTCAATCCTTGTTTTAGTGGATCTTGCTCACGAATCTTGTAATCGGGTCAACATCTCACACTAATTGTTATAGTTTCAATCCTTGTTTTAGTGGATCTTGCTAACGAATCAGTGATAATATGTACAACAAAAATACACAACTATGTTTCAATCCTTGTTTTAGTGGATCTTGCTCACGAATTCCCATGCTTACTCGTGCTGCAGGTCAGACTACTCAAGTTTCAATCCTTGTTTTAGTGGATCTTGCTAACGAATCTGACCAAAATATCAGGATTACCAATAGATTACCGTAGTTTCAATCCTTGTTTTAGTGGATCTTGCTCACGAATACTGCCTTATGGACAACTGGTGACGGCATTTGGTATTGTTTCAATCCTTGTTTTAGTGGATCTTGCTCACGAATGAGCTGAACGAACCTGACAGGACAGACGCGAAGATGTTTCAATCCTTGTTTTAGTGGATCTTGCTCAAGAATTTCCTGGTATCCGTCTTTCTCTCCCTCGTAACCGAAAGTTTCAATCCTTGTTTTAGTGGATCTTGCTCAAGAATTTCATACACTGTTTGTTCCTCCGTTTATCATCGTTTCAATCCTTGTTTTAGTGGATCTTGCTCAAGAATACGCGTTACAAGGTCCCAAGCTTCAGGCAGTGTTAAGTTTCAATCCTTGTTTTAGTGGATCTTGCTCAAGAATAAATTCACGGAGGGCGCTCAGGCTCTCGTCGGGTAGTTTCAATCCTTGTTTTAGTGGATCTTGCTCAAGAATACCGCACTCACTGAGGTAGCCATGAGTCAGGACGTGTTTCAATCCTTGTTTTAGTGGATCTTGCTCAAGAATGGGTGTGAGTTGGAACCTTCTTTTGCATTGAAATGTGTTTCAATCCTTGTTTTAGTGGATCTTGCTCAAGAATAAATTAGAGTTGTATCGACAAGAGAAGAATTACATCGTTTCAATCCTTGTTTTAGTGGATCTTGCTCAAGAATGCCATTCTAGGTGTGGCGATTATTGGAAAGGAACTGAGTTTCAATCCTTGTTTTAGTGGATCTTGCTCAAGAATGCCATTCTAGGTGTGGCGATTATTGGAAAGGAACTGAGTTTCAATCCTTGTTTTAGTGGATCTTGCTCAAGAATTTATTCCAATGTCAAAGGCCACTTTGATGGAGGATGAGTTTCAATCCTTGTTTTAGTGGATCTTGCTCAAGAATCCGGGGATTTCTCGGGAGGAAAGGGAGAAGTTGGAGTTTCAATCCTTGTTTTAGTGGATCTTGCTCAAGAATATAGGCGGTTGCATAGGCATTATAATCTTTGTACCTCGTTTCAATCCTTGTTTTAGTGGATCTTGCTCAAGAATCGGTGTTAAACAGTTAGAGAGATGATGGGATACTCCAGTTTCAATCCTTGTTTTAGTGGATC
This window encodes:
- a CDS encoding 6-bladed beta-propeller: MAAQFYPAAASSSQESVQEPSYISKGTVAALAMVSQLSVQNQVNTDLDVVGLIGASENKTDTDGDGLPDSVEAVLGTDFNNTDSDFDRLDDYNESVFYRSDPLEPDSNHDGLSDYFEVMDVYSLDVDGDGYPNIWDFDNDGDCVEDNIDSSPFALSAARESFNFNLKTNGNPTYVDFQLLPQNPNNVNIALQKWDWPYDNKSTMQDLDNSEDDVQVIPMLELTMSSVPDQADVKDYGIGIFSNTAYVPLVQVQGLGANVALAGKMFFPESEPLDSQVNASLIWLVMAKTDSMENGTVISENTTLIKYQENFTLTGFSIEESYGSDIGLFYSDEINQTIAANFVMAYSFLRNNQTTVYDMPSKLAEHNVSVSSTINSSSHRDKALLNVTTRMTPGVLNSLPEDMVLPVISAIESNFAKKDLSELDSSSYMVGNGLSINLRSEPVITLKTLKTSWYNTTDQKPLVIDSILPVIRDWGQLMNLDDNSLASMMVLVIAWNIGESTVTRIGNDSTSFVNEVLDVLEVIETGIGGYLLSYSSLIDVISIATEGTYRVFFALNYVGEFIQGVLGLVMYTSKIVDKVVDVISTVAKFAEGLGKVLGIIGAITLVVGFVFDIGFAIWGFFKIAMSEGWSSTGTFQGAVYATIMGVYAISLFVIGVILLAVALIPYVGWIIALVGGIILGVIALTDFILGFFDIGISNLVEKLVGTFHQTYMNTEFSLGLINSSIDIKDYNENGFDIGDRITFSSFVNGTVLRTSDGTWEDVKESYVIPHYEVKRWMTEDTPYAYWVSPYGSFTNNVSYSEINPESKNTTYEIGAWIEPKLGTINFPLAVLFTADYKIIYTDRKIEWDFWNGYKYTRLNQTGTIQNELDTLYFDVLPGNVNDFTTWYPLTSQDKDNDGLGNNVDPYPWAWDGDGDGLSDKFELDIIGSDPGSRDKDGDGLSDRMELIYGTNLTEWDTDNDNLSDYKEINGWDINFNYSGQSFNMTVKSDPLMPDTDKDGVDDQMEYWSSLNPRSKDSNGDGVVDVPNPKTFTYVNFETKWGKDGVSGYPRFDCPSAVAVDADGYVYVADSGDDSHSVQTFDSNGGCIRTIIRGSKGSGNGQFGELSDMAIDTANGYIYIADYISGTGGRIQKFDSEGNFLTSWNTGSGWGPEIAVDEEGYVYANINHCIQKFNSNGTLISNPYFSTYEGVTNVAVDLDGNVYYTDVYNVYKAYSNWTFITQFYSEGDSTKAFGSPRGLAVDDRGFVYIADQSKNHIQKFDPTGWFITRWGSYGSGDEEFISPMDIAVDANKNVYVLEAPLVAMYKDTAGNRIQKFSQITDLPPRNVSEFLDSDGDGLSDMNETRGWDVTFSDRLLGTSTCHVTSEFLANDTDFDGLSDFDEYSYSSNPRDVDTDGDGLNDYVESVLGTNINHYDTDNDGLDDGTEITFGSDPTKVDTDFDGLSDLEEYNPDEPFVYFSDPWNNDTDGDGLNDKDEREFNSSARNPDSDGDLMFDGTEKEKGTDPWDPDSDRDGLQDGYELLYRTNASNNDTDNDGVPDGKEVNNRMNPLNNDTDGDGLSDFEELANGTDPSNGDTKGNGLNDSEDPYSFAPNVDRIWVAYDPDDDTQQLIENLEKYTNVTVFRPDEIQNYSGKSNILLVGRPGLENNTAGNISYSILKNKPAILSRMQGSDYARFYVDYDIWKSSQTVVMLSHPYPSDHYKVLDLFKTLNQTIQYPDVVSDFKADAIEEMGSFIRVELKNPVKPSIELKSYNGTNVPENFTCELSADEKGVKFLDINVSENVLNESSNNVERALIVIYYTAEDLDRTGDGDADDPGDIDENTIGFNWFNMSANRWEKLTTDMDWVNDVGINTTNDIIYGREYEGYVWANVSHLSMYGLSGTEITQPVHPAPHDGHRRIPIITEEESQDENITLEDVQAAPESTENTSRETPVAKETGTLPEIWFYLAAAMIILLTGLGAVYLLRKRT
- a CDS encoding MFS transporter — encoded protein: MTDKSGKMAYGSEKTPGESGKMPSGSEKMPSGSEDLYSKFLFIWFGQFISVIGTGLTIFSLGIYVYQQTGSASSYVFILMCVFLPPFLLKPYGGVLADRHDRRLMMVLGDMGASLGLLFIFFMMVRGDIELWQIYLGIAASSIFSAFQEPAYKALITDLLPEAQYDKASGLVQLAGSAQYLISPFLAGILLTLIDIEYIFLIDISTLIIASSIVIWVRNAIGGISVKHAEQNIMAELREGIQEFSKNKGVVNLVLTITLVLFFVGLLQSLLIPMLLGLTTVKTVGISQSVCATGILIGSLFIGVFGSKSKQVNVLSVSLFMSGIFFANLGLSTNIILITLAGFTFFATLPFINTSIEVLIRKNIDNRKQGRVWSIISMVTYLGSIIAFAVAGFLADHIFNPLLEPDGLLVETAGFIVGVGEGRGIALIFVISGLMISVIALVIWRNKKIRILEDVEVQDSNVNLVNAGDF
- the mmrce1 gene encoding MmRce1 family CPBP family CAAX prenyl protease, which produces MIPNYKYKPGIYYAATFIATYVLWFAGAYLSFKDDSGLYMLIMLPGLLAPFLISLVMIFASKNSDLVKDFINRLINLRLIAPKMLPVFFLIAPFSVLISILLSLPFGESVSQFQLAEGFSFSTGFVPVLLVLMLAAGFEELGWRGYAFDSLQSRHTYFKASLIFSILWSLWHFPLIFVNESYQYEIFHENIWYGVNFFVSIIPLGMIISWICIKNGKSIPAAILFHFIINISQEALDMTQTTKCIQTFVLIVFAAAIIAYDKELFFSEKHLAGGAN
- a CDS encoding tetratricopeptide repeat protein — its product is MADFRVQEDGRTYYCEDYACSIQCPEGWKAHPKSQKDSRDAMVIFTGPDMAAINLVVGPTYGICESIEEIEIYSERALKFRNVKSRKRIIVKGIPALEFLYSYFGAETKKVAFARYGTEFLITCTSVKAKLFPVFESIFDSCIESFYLDELLHRARESLKMGLKATDLNEKLFYFGKAIEVKPDFFEAFAARADEFLSIGDYERALQDYEKALSEFEVGSKSFGKEGVEGGVKEGVEEEVSPERVTYISYLWYNRASTFHKLGREEEAVQCYEISLKISPDFAEGWYSLGNSFLLLGMYNDALIANNKVIKLNPKDMRALINIGSCLDFLDQPKVALSIYDKALKIDPEFPMAWSNKADVLYKLRNYDEALQHYYRAVEIKPDYVKSWYKLSCVLSELGRNKDADEAYQRVLELKPDFDPSKYKGAFISE